A single Cyclopterus lumpus isolate fCycLum1 chromosome 15, fCycLum1.pri, whole genome shotgun sequence DNA region contains:
- the ndnfl gene encoding protein NDNF, whose translation MALRSLSWCLGVALALFGGSPWPQVHSALAPENEVPLRPTTWFPEGKITSVTLPKGRTRRLYFTLKKKAPAMSVTVSPCDLPIEWSLAARTLKDKPLKSLQWSTKKSTPEVWWRGPGTEEKMHSFTGNAVNTYRGPPYPQTSIYILRLRSKQENTRATVYLHEGPGPSGAFPLLPADPRVHTLGVGMTSVTLSWAPSASITSHPQTPKGYDYCVLVNSQKNYPSLCAAQESTGKKKAQKQEKEKRRRVTVWPILKEWWWQQWDSYPEAQSPPSSLADKYADLQCVCQGTESVCTVSELLPETQYYFDVFVIDRMNGTSMAYKGTFARTHEEARASIITLREGELRWVTFRDRGSNSEQFFSFLPRGGQQSGLLTLQSCGGGEKVTVTVSSKGQVLTSQAVGGDLVHIWLQGSPSYLIHLEREGTTTDPALPGGLMASVKMQTSSAYHRRGIPSLPSTLQIKSFNRLRGCNSVTLAWMGTEERSLYCVYRRKLADREAEAGGASAQTAPCLGPESRSDTERVLCKYFQELNPRRAVTTAVIGGLEPGMAYVFDVYLMRRWGIPIKYTSKMVKTRKEC comes from the exons ATGGCCCTCAGGTCCCTGTCCTGGTGTCTTGGGGTAGCTTTGGCTCTGTTTGGTGGCTCTCCGTGGCCCCAGGTGCACTCCGCCCTGGCACCTGAGAACGAGGTGCCACTTCGCCCGACGACATGGTTCCCGGAAGGAAAGATCACCTCTGTGACGCTCCCCAAAGGGCGAACTCGCAG GCTATACTTCACGCTGAAGAAGAAGGCTCCGGCGATGTCGGTGACTGTCAGCCCGTGTGACCTCCCCATCGAATGGAGCTTGGCAGCCCGCACCCTGAAGGACAAACCCCTCAAGAGCCTGCAGT gGAGCACCAAAAAGAGTACGCCTGAGGTGTGGTGGCGAGGTCCTGGGACTGAGGAGAAAATGCACAGTTTCACGGGCAATGCAGTAAACACCTACAGGGGTCCTCCCTATCCCCAGACTTCCATCTACATCCTGAGGCTGCGCTCCAAACAGGAGAACACCAGAGCTACAGTGTACCTCCATGAAGGCCCGGGGCCCTCGGGggccttccctctcctcccagcTGACCCCAGAGTCCACACATTAGGTGTAGGCATGACCAGCGTCACCCTCAGCTGGGCACCCAGTGCCTCCATAACGAGCCACCCTCAGACGCCAAAAGGCTATGACTACTGTGTCCTTGTCAACTctcagaaaaactaccccagTCTTTGTGCTGCACAAGAGAGCACGGGAAAAAAGAAGGCGCAGAAAcaagaaaaggagaagaggaggagagtgaccGTGTGGCCGATTCTGAAAGAGTGGTGGTGGCAGCAGTGGGACTCTTATCCGGAAGCCCAGAGTCCACCTTCCTCCCTCGCTGATAAATATGCTgatctccagtgtgtgtgtcaggggacAGAGAGCGTTTGCACCGTCTCTGAGCTCCTGCCCGAAACCCAGTATTACTTTGACGTCTTTGTGATCGACAGGATGAACGGGACCAGCATGGCGTACAAGGGGACATTTGCTCGAACGCACGAGGAGGCTCGGGCGTCCATCATCACTCTGAGAGAAGGGGAGCTGAGGTGGGTGACCTTCCGCGACAGAGGCTCCAACTCAGAGCAGTTCTTCAGTTTCCTTCCTCGCGGCGGGCAGCAGAGTGGCCTCCTCACCTTGCAGAGCTGCGGTGGAGGTGAAAAGGTCACGGTCACTGTGTCCAGTAAAGGTCAGGTTTTGACCTCACAGGCGGTGGGGGGGGATTTAGTGCACATTTGGCTCCAGGGAAGTCCGTCCTATCTCATCCATTTGGAGAGAGAAGGCACTACCACGGACCCAGCTCTCCCAGGAGGTCTGATGGCTTCAGTCAAAATGCAGACCTCCTCAGCGTACCACCGCAGAGGGATCCCATCTCTGCCCTCCACCTTGCAGATAAAATCCTTCAACCGGTTGCGTGGTTGCAACAGTGTCACCCTGGCGTGGATGGGCACAGAAGAAAGAAGTCTGTACTGCGTGTACCGCAGAAAGCTGGCAGACCGTGAAGCTGAGGCGGGGGGAGCATCAGCTCAAACTGCCCCCTGTCTGGGACCAGAGTCCCGCTCTGACACCGAGAGGGTTCTCTGCAAGTATTTCCAGGAGCTGAATCCTCGGCGGGCCGTCACTACAGCTGTGATCGGGGGCCTGGAGCCGGGGATGGCCTATGTGTTTGATGTCTATCTAATGAGACGCTGGGGGATCCCTATCAAGTACACCAGTAAgatggtaaagaccagaaaggAATGCTGA
- the LOC117744384 gene encoding agrin — MSLSLTFALFLLPNLHSCTTMGGRAQCKQRQAEESLRPYIGRVEPEKLCELLKCHSPVGSWCQVVQDNGVLVPKCVCPQSCRRQRAPVCSVLGKTYGNECLLHKAACRKRRSTGLAHTGPCLVPKAKCTEEELSQFPYRLLDWFLLLSRMGKSYTPAAPSQNCLSHAQRTQLAQQRFTELDKNSDGKLSRRDLRKLRYKRMPVEHCASAFFQSVPS, encoded by the exons ATGAGCCTGAGTTTGACCTTTGCCTTGTTTCTTCTCCCGAATCTTCACTCTTGTACTACTATG ggaggCAGAGCTCAGTGCAAACAGAGACAAGCTGAGGAAAGCCTGAGACCATATATTGGCAGAGTAGAGCCAG AAAAGCTTTGTGAGCTGCTGAAATGCCACAGTCCAGTGGGATCTTGGTGCCAGGTAGTTCAGGACAATGGAGTCCTTGTCCCCAAGTGTGTTTGTCCTCAGTCCTGTCGACG GCAGAGGGCACCAGTGTGCAGTGTTCTGGGAAAGACCTACGGAAACGAGTGTTTGCTGCATAAAGCAGCCTGCAGGAAGAGACGCAGCACTGGACTGGCTCACACGGGACCCTGTctgg TCCCAAAGGCCAAATGCACTGAGGAGGAGTTAAGCCAGTTTCCATATCGCCTCCTGGACTGGTTTCTGCTCCTGAGTCGGATGGGGAAGTCCTACACACCTGCGGCCCCGTCCCAGAACTGCCTCAGCCACGCCCAGAGAACACAACTAGCACAG CAAAGATTTACCGAACTGGATAAGAACAGCGATGGGAAGTTGAGCCGCAGAGACCTGAGGAAGCTGCGTTACAAGAGGATGCCTGTGGAGCACTGTGCTTCAGCGTTCTTTCAGTCAGTCCCATCTTAG
- the dnajc9 gene encoding dnaJ homolog subfamily C member 9, whose translation MGLLERCHELFKTSNLYELLAVNKEATETEIRRSYYKVSLKVHPDRAPEDPLATEKFQVLGKLYAVLSDKEQRAVYDEQGLVDEESDVLSQDRCWEDYWRLLFPKITVQEILEFENKYKGSEEERQDVIQLYVQHQGNMDAITASAMCCSQEDEPRLCSIIQAAIQAEEVTSFPAFTQESDKKKKSRRKRAAKEQQEAEEMQKEMGLGEEDDSLVMMLKQKQKSREQNFNSFLSDLEAKYSKGSEPKKGKRGKK comes from the exons ATGGGTCTGCTCGAGCGCTGTCACGAGCTCTTCAAGACCTCAAACCTGTACGAGTTGCTGGCCGTCAACAAAGAGGCAACCGAGACTGAGATCCGGAGGAGCTACTACAAAGTGTCGCTGAAAGTGCACCCGGACCGGGCTCCCGAAGACCCGCTGGCCACGGAGAAGTTTCAG GTGTTGGGAAAGCTGTATGCGGTGCTGAGCGATAAGGAGCAGAGAGCTGTCTATGATGAGCAGGGGCTGGTAGATGAAGAGTCCGATGTCCTGAGTCAAGACCGCTGCTGGGAAGACTACTGGAGGCTGCTCTTCCCCAAG ATTACGGTGCAGGAGATCCttgaatttgaaaataaatataaggGCTCTGAAGAGGAGAGGCAGGATGTGATCCAGCTGTATGTGCAGCACCAAGGAAACATGGACGCCATCACGGCTTCGGCAATGTGCTGCTCCCAGGAAGATGAGCCGAGGCTCTGCAGCATCATCCAGGCTGCCATCCAGGCCGAGGAAGTCACATCCTTTCCAGCGTTTACGCAGGAGAgtgacaagaagaagaagtctcGTAGGAAGAGG GCTGCTAAGgagcaacaggaagcagaagaaatgcagaaagaGATGGGGCTCGGTGAGGAGGATGACAGTCTTGTAATGATGCTTAAG CAAAAACAGAAGTCCAGAGAGCAGAATTTCAACAGTTTCCTCTCTGACCTGGAAGCAAAATACTCCAAAGGAAGTGAgcccaaaaaaggaaaaagaggaaaaaagtga